Proteins encoded within one genomic window of Prauserella marina:
- a CDS encoding bi-domain-containing oxidoreductase: MKQVVQNYKSGELALLDVPSPSLKPGGVLVRTRYSLISTGTELMKVSEAGLSLLGKAKARPDQVAKVMQSVATNGVGATYRKVTSKLDSYTPLGYSLCGVVEAVGEGITDVAVGDLVACAGNEHALHAEVNWVPKNLYCRVPEGATAPHAAFGTVGSIALQGVRRGEPQLGEVALVIGLGLIGQLVVKLLVASGVTVLGVDPDAGRCLLAERSGAALCAAPGSATVDAAIRELTSGHGVDQVYLAAGGSGNGPVELAAKASRDRGRVVDIGKCGLDLPWNAYYEKELDVRFSRSYGPGRYDPGYELEGRDYPIGYVRWTERRNLECFVDLIAKGKLDVEPLISHVADFESAVETYRALGAGELDAVGVLFRYPAPTPFGSASPAVTSVEVPTPAKAASGRAEGTVGIGFLGAGNYASSMLLPHLAERTDVELRHVVTTSALSAANARRKFGFAEASTDVDALLADETIEAVFVVTRHSSHAALTERALRAGKAVFVEKPLALSDKELHTVLTAVAETGNDRVQVGFNRRFAPLLRKAKGRFGIRVGPASIRYLVNAGRLEAGSWYNQRDTEGSRFDGEGGHFIDTVSWLLGSDPVSVYAGATTGHSDTQLVLRYPDSSTAVLSYVTSGGSAYPKETIDLIADGKVLRFDDFQRAELYSGTKSVSPRLPQGRDKGQRAELDAFVTAVATGSPMPVPLSSLAATTAATLAVAQSLGTGLPVRIDANVVPT, encoded by the coding sequence GTGAAGCAAGTCGTGCAGAACTACAAGAGCGGGGAGCTGGCGCTCCTCGACGTACCCTCGCCATCGCTCAAACCAGGCGGCGTGCTGGTCAGGACCCGGTACTCGCTGATATCGACCGGAACCGAGCTGATGAAGGTTTCCGAGGCAGGGCTTTCCCTGCTCGGAAAGGCGAAGGCGAGACCGGATCAGGTCGCGAAGGTGATGCAGAGCGTCGCGACGAACGGAGTCGGCGCCACGTATCGCAAGGTCACCAGCAAGCTCGACTCCTACACCCCGCTCGGCTACTCGTTGTGCGGCGTGGTCGAGGCCGTCGGTGAGGGAATCACCGATGTCGCGGTCGGCGATCTCGTGGCGTGCGCGGGGAACGAGCACGCGCTGCACGCAGAGGTGAACTGGGTACCGAAGAACCTCTACTGCCGGGTTCCGGAAGGTGCCACGGCGCCCCACGCGGCGTTCGGCACCGTCGGATCCATTGCCCTGCAAGGTGTTCGCAGGGGCGAGCCACAACTCGGCGAGGTCGCGCTCGTGATCGGCCTCGGCTTGATCGGGCAGCTCGTCGTGAAGCTGCTCGTCGCATCGGGGGTCACCGTGCTCGGTGTCGACCCGGACGCCGGGCGTTGCCTGCTCGCCGAGCGATCGGGCGCCGCGCTGTGCGCCGCTCCCGGTTCGGCCACAGTGGACGCCGCGATCAGGGAACTGACCTCGGGGCACGGTGTCGACCAGGTCTATCTCGCCGCGGGTGGTTCCGGCAACGGTCCGGTCGAGCTCGCCGCCAAGGCGAGCAGGGACAGGGGCAGGGTCGTCGACATCGGCAAGTGCGGTTTGGACCTGCCCTGGAACGCCTACTACGAAAAGGAACTCGACGTCCGGTTCTCCCGTTCCTACGGGCCTGGCCGGTACGACCCTGGCTACGAACTGGAGGGCAGGGACTACCCCATCGGCTACGTTCGCTGGACGGAACGGCGCAACCTCGAATGTTTCGTCGACCTGATCGCCAAGGGGAAGCTCGACGTCGAACCGCTGATCTCGCACGTCGCGGACTTCGAATCGGCCGTCGAGACCTACCGCGCTCTCGGTGCGGGCGAACTCGACGCCGTCGGCGTACTGTTCCGCTACCCGGCTCCCACCCCGTTCGGCTCGGCTTCCCCCGCCGTGACGTCGGTCGAGGTTCCCACTCCCGCGAAGGCGGCATCCGGCCGAGCGGAAGGGACGGTCGGCATCGGCTTCCTCGGCGCGGGCAACTACGCCTCGTCGATGCTGCTCCCCCACCTCGCCGAACGTACCGACGTCGAACTGCGGCACGTGGTCACCACCTCGGCGCTTTCAGCGGCCAACGCAAGGCGCAAGTTCGGTTTCGCCGAGGCATCGACCGATGTGGACGCATTGTTGGCTGACGAGACCATCGAAGCCGTCTTCGTCGTGACGAGGCACAGCTCGCACGCCGCGCTCACCGAAAGGGCCCTGCGGGCGGGAAAGGCGGTCTTCGTCGAGAAACCACTCGCGCTCAGCGACAAGGAGCTGCACACGGTACTCACCGCCGTCGCGGAAACCGGTAACGACCGCGTGCAGGTGGGCTTCAACCGGCGATTCGCGCCACTGCTGCGGAAGGCCAAGGGACGGTTCGGAATCAGGGTGGGACCCGCCTCGATCCGCTATCTCGTCAACGCGGGCAGACTCGAAGCGGGTAGCTGGTACAACCAGCGCGACACCGAGGGCTCCCGATTCGACGGCGAGGGCGGTCACTTCATCGACACCGTGAGCTGGCTGCTCGGATCCGATCCCGTCTCGGTGTACGCGGGGGCGACGACCGGCCACTCCGACACCCAGCTCGTGTTGCGCTATCCGGACAGTTCGACGGCGGTACTGAGCTACGTGACGAGCGGAGGCAGTGCCTATCCCAAGGAAACCATCGACCTGATCGCCGACGGGAAAGTCCTGCGGTTCGACGACTTCCAGCGCGCCGAGTTGTACAGCGGCACCAAATCGGTCAGCCCCCGTCTCCCACAGGGAAGGGACAAGGGCCAGCGCGCCGAACTCGACGCGTTCGTCACCGCCGTGGCGACCGGAAGCCCCATGCCGGTTCCGCTGTCCTCGCTGGCGGCGACGACGGCCGCGACGCTCGCCGTGGCGCAAAGTCTCGGCACCGGACTTCCCGTCCGGATCGACGCGAACGTGGTGCCGACATGA